One Oleomonas cavernae genomic window carries:
- a CDS encoding 5'-3' exonuclease H3TH domain-containing protein, whose translation MKGIGPVTAVKLLREFKSLQGILESRSIQKVARQVMRDREMALVSQALVQFKTDVSIGLSWADLRAGDGVGRDE comes from the coding sequence GTGAAGGGGATTGGTCCCGTCACGGCCGTGAAGCTCCTGCGGGAGTTCAAGTCCCTGCAGGGGATTCTCGAAAGCCGCTCGATCCAGAAAGTGGCAAGACAGGTCATGCGGGATCGCGAAATGGCCCTGGTGTCGCAGGCACTGGTCCAGTTCAAGACCGACGTGTCGATTGGCCTGTCATGGGCCGACCTGCGTGCAGGTGATGGGGTCGGACGCGATGAGTGA